From the genome of Leishmania infantum JPCM5 genome chromosome 34, one region includes:
- a CDS encoding cell differentiation protein-like protein: MDAPAAYPPWEEEKDDVAKFGYRQQRFPQAGYSRFPVAQPQQRPPQQPQPQLQQAALPQQVARLEPSQYPDVVREMLMHIQNLYHQDTRERAILTLSKKREKFTLLGPTLWYSVGVMAIFLQEIVSMYPLLNTPSSAPVKPIINRVSSVLTLLQVIAQHDASRRPFMESNICLFLYPFLRATPAERSEVLRLTSLGVIGALVKADDPAIISYLLNTEIFPICLKIMEQAIEISKIISTFIIQKLLMSDQGLVYACQNPSRFTAVADVLHRMVAEKGQQNEHVCGPRLLKHIIRCYLRLSENERAREALPKILPEELRNNTFQEYLDEDINMRKWLLQLLVNVGDEGARRISETAKHAQ, from the coding sequence ATGGACGCTCCCGCTGCGTACCCTCCCTgggaggaagaaaaagacGATGTCGCCAAGTTTGGCtaccggcagcagcgattTCCGCAGGCAGGATATAGTCGTTTTCCCGTGGCTCAGCCCCAGCAGCGTCCACCCCAGCAACCGCagccacagctgcagcaggcggcactgccgcaaCAGGTCGCCCGTCTGGAGCCTAGCCAGTACCCTGATGTGGTGCGGGAGATGCTGATGCACATTCAGAACTTGTATCACCAAGACACGCGCGAGCGAGCCATCTTGACCTTGTCCAAGAAGCGTGAGAAGTTCACCTTACTCGGCCCGACTCTGTGGTACAGCGTCGGTGTCATGGCGATCTTTTTGCAAGAGATCGTATCCATGTACCCTCTCCTCAACACGCCCTCCTCGGCCCCGGTGAAGCCGATCATCAACCGCGTTAGTAGCGTGCTTACCCTGCTACAGGTTATCGCCCAGCACGACGCATCGCGGCGGCCGTTTATGGAGTCCAATATTTGCCTCTTTCTCTACCCGTTTCTGCGCGCCACCCCAGCAGAGCGGTCCGAGGTACTGCGCCTGACGTCTCTGGGCGTCATCGGTGCGTTAGTCAAGGCTGACGACCCGGCCATCATTTCCTACCTCCTCAACACAGAAATCTTTCCGATTTGCCTGAAGATCATGGAGCAGGCGATCGAGATTTCGAAGATCATCTCTACCTTCATCATCCAGAAGCTTCTGATGTCGGACCAGGGCCTGGTGTACGCCTGCCAGAACCCCAGCCGCttcaccgctgtcgccgacgTCCTGCATCGCATGGTGGCGGAGAAAGGACAGCAGAACGAGCACGTGTGCGGGCCGCGCCTTCTGAAGCACATCATCCGCTGCTACCTTCGCCTCTCTGAAAAcgagcgtgcgcgtgaggCGCTGCCCAAGATTCTCCCCGAGGAGCTGCGTAACAATACCTTCCAAGAGTACCTGGACGAAGACATCAACATGAGGAAGTggctcctccagctgctcgtCAACGTTGGAGATGAAGGTgcgcgccgcatcagcgAAACCGCAAAGCATGCACAGTAG